One part of the Nocardioides zeae genome encodes these proteins:
- a CDS encoding phosphotransferase, with translation MLTTTPTPATTGFPAIRAEVAAAGLDLERAQPRSGTHLLLHLREPATGGGPGGDLVPGQWFADAEEADRVARRTAATAPAGAVERRGDHVVVQRHGADRRLPELAPLVAAPGTHLVAHRPERRAVVRVDRGDAPPHFVKVLRGDRAAGAAATLEHLAGAGLPVPRVRPGTPPSLLVTEALPGTTLHDLLATGAAVTTTDLHAVGGLVRRLHEVAPPAGTPRHDAGDEAELTGRAVGLAAAYGLGVPAGLHDAVARLAAVPAPERSVLLHRDLHDKQLLRDPATGAWSLLDLDLLALGDPALDLANMVVHLELRARQGLLDPTVVERWSAALLEGYGADERTRVAVDAHAAVARVRLAAVYAFRPGGG, from the coding sequence GTGCTGACCACGACCCCGACCCCGGCCACGACCGGCTTCCCCGCGATCCGCGCCGAGGTGGCCGCCGCCGGCCTCGACCTCGAGCGGGCGCAGCCCCGCAGCGGCACCCACCTGCTGCTGCACCTGCGGGAGCCGGCGACCGGGGGCGGCCCGGGCGGCGACCTCGTGCCCGGCCAGTGGTTCGCCGACGCCGAGGAGGCCGACCGGGTCGCCCGGCGTACCGCGGCCACAGCCCCCGCGGGCGCTGTCGAGCGCCGCGGGGACCACGTTGTCGTGCAGCGCCACGGCGCGGACCGCCGCCTGCCGGAGCTGGCCCCGCTCGTCGCGGCGCCCGGCACCCACCTCGTCGCCCACCGGCCCGAGCGGCGCGCCGTCGTGCGCGTCGACCGGGGCGACGCACCGCCCCACTTCGTGAAGGTGCTGCGCGGGGACCGCGCGGCCGGGGCCGCCGCCACGCTCGAGCACCTCGCCGGGGCGGGGTTGCCGGTGCCGCGCGTGCGACCCGGCACACCCCCGTCGCTCCTCGTCACCGAGGCGCTGCCCGGCACGACGCTGCACGACCTGCTCGCGACGGGTGCCGCCGTCACCACCACCGACCTCCACGCGGTCGGTGGTCTCGTCCGGCGCCTGCACGAGGTGGCCCCGCCCGCCGGGACGCCCCGCCACGACGCCGGGGACGAGGCGGAGCTCACGGGTCGCGCGGTGGGTCTCGCCGCGGCGTACGGGCTCGGCGTGCCGGCCGGGCTCCACGACGCCGTCGCGCGCCTCGCGGCGGTACCCGCCCCGGAGCGGTCCGTGCTGCTGCACCGCGACCTCCACGACAAGCAGCTGCTGCGGGACCCGGCCACGGGCGCCTGGTCGCTGCTCGACCTCGACCTGCTGGCGCTCGGCGACCCCGCGCTCGACCTCGCCAACATGGTCGTGCACCTCGAGCTCCGCGCCCGGCAGGGGCTGCTCGACCCCACCGTCGTGGAACGGTGGTCGGCGGCGCTGCTGGAGGGGTACGGCGCGGACGAACGCACCCGCGTCGCCGTCGACGCCCACGCGGCGGTCGCCCGGGTGCGGCTCGCGGCGGTCTACGCGTTCCGGCCGGGCGGGGGCTGA
- a CDS encoding phosphotransferase: MRSAERIDLGVPGLDVLLGDGLADLLGTDDLVRLRLRVKAGTSAALAVRRGTDHLLVLAAADHARPKLAKSHDRAARLGAVVAADPEAGLLATTLVGDRDLPGLRHLPADAVVLSANPQRRVVARLDGPDGPAVLRVVRPAAHAAAVRGPRTLAGRAGTPRLLDAHARRGALTTSWVPGRPLDGSPDPRALRRAGTAVADLHGTTTDLPLEDRPLRALAQARDQLALLLPAEADRVAALAARTATALRDAPSGPVVTLHGDLSRDQLVVDPTTGRVGILDLDRARRGEAADDLGNLLADDLVQGQGSGRGEASALLAGYAAVRPLPDPTALRAWTAGHLLRRAVEPFRTCAPDWRSATAALLTTLEDLC; the protein is encoded by the coding sequence GTGCGGTCGGCTGAGCGGATCGACCTCGGCGTGCCCGGGCTCGACGTGCTCCTCGGGGACGGGCTGGCCGACCTGCTCGGCACCGACGACCTCGTGCGCCTCCGCCTGCGGGTCAAGGCGGGCACCTCGGCCGCCCTGGCGGTACGCCGCGGGACCGACCACCTCCTCGTCCTCGCCGCCGCGGACCACGCCCGGCCGAAGCTGGCGAAGTCGCACGACCGGGCCGCCCGGCTCGGCGCCGTCGTGGCCGCCGACCCCGAGGCGGGCCTGCTCGCGACGACCCTCGTCGGCGACCGCGACCTTCCGGGCCTCCGCCACCTGCCCGCGGACGCCGTGGTGCTGTCGGCCAACCCGCAGCGGCGGGTCGTCGCGCGGCTGGACGGTCCGGACGGGCCCGCCGTCCTCCGCGTCGTCCGGCCCGCCGCGCACGCGGCGGCCGTGCGGGGGCCGCGGACGCTGGCGGGACGGGCCGGCACACCGCGGCTCCTCGACGCCCACGCCCGCCGCGGGGCGCTCACCACCTCCTGGGTGCCGGGCCGCCCGCTCGACGGCTCCCCCGACCCGCGGGCGCTGCGCCGGGCCGGCACCGCCGTCGCGGACCTGCACGGCACCACGACGGACCTGCCGCTCGAGGACCGTCCCCTCCGGGCCCTGGCGCAGGCCCGCGACCAGCTGGCCCTCCTCCTCCCCGCCGAGGCGGACCGGGTCGCCGCGCTCGCGGCGCGCACGGCGACCGCCCTGCGCGACGCTCCCTCCGGCCCGGTCGTCACCCTCCACGGCGACCTGTCCCGCGACCAGCTCGTGGTGGACCCCACGACGGGCCGGGTGGGGATCCTCGACCTCGACCGCGCCCGCCGGGGCGAGGCCGCCGACGACCTCGGCAACCTCCTCGCCGACGACCTCGTCCAGGGGCAGGGGTCCGGGCGGGGCGAGGCGAGCGCGCTCCTCGCGGGGTACGCCGCGGTGCGCCCCCTCCCCGACCCGACGGCCCTCCGGGCCTGGACCGCCGGTCACCTCCTGCGGCGTGCCGTCGAGCCGTTCCGCACCTGTGCACCCGACTGGCGGAGCGCCACGGCCGCCCTGCTCACCACCCTGGAGGACCTGTGCTGA
- a CDS encoding ABC transporter ATP-binding protein produces MSREKPTTLREAGPGLRRTATHLRPYLRRETPLVAGGMLALFVEVLMRLAEPWPLKVVIDTVIAASGTDVAGAAPGDVRATLTIAAVALLGVVLVRAVAAYLTTLAFALAGNRLLTRVRADAYAHLQRLPMAFHDTARTGDLVQRVTGDVGRLKEVVVTAGLPLVGNIVTMLGMVVVVAFLDWPLALLMVAVVPLFLLAGRETSRSIHGVSKEQRKAEGELASLATETLSSMRVVHSYGLADHLQGRFAQSNGRSLAEGVRTKRLSARLERSTDVLVGLATALVLYVGAQRVLAGMLTPGELVVFLTYLKATFKPMRDLAKYTGRIAAAAASGERVVDLLEVEPTVRDHPAARTAPTLRGDLVLDDVWVSYTPDAPVLRGVSLRVTAGERVALVGTSGSGKSTLASLLSRLRDPDAGAVRVDGHDLRDLTLESLRSQVSVVLQESVLFATSIEENIAHGRPGATREEIEEAARIAGAHDFVEALPHGYATVVGERGATLSGGQRQRIAIARAAVRRAPVVVLDEALTGLDEGTEAEVLAALERLTAGRTTIVVTHDLAHARDCDRVVWLEGGEVVADGPPAAVLTPGAARAVG; encoded by the coding sequence GTGTCGCGTGAGAAGCCCACGACCCTCCGCGAGGCCGGGCCCGGCCTGCGTCGCACCGCGACGCACCTGCGGCCCTACCTGCGCAGGGAGACCCCGCTCGTGGCCGGCGGCATGCTGGCGCTGTTCGTCGAGGTGCTCATGCGGCTGGCCGAGCCGTGGCCGCTCAAGGTCGTCATCGACACCGTCATCGCCGCCTCGGGGACCGACGTCGCCGGCGCCGCACCCGGCGACGTCCGCGCCACGCTGACGATCGCCGCCGTCGCGCTGCTCGGGGTCGTGCTCGTGCGGGCGGTGGCCGCCTACCTGACGACGCTCGCCTTCGCGCTCGCCGGCAACCGGCTCCTGACGCGGGTGCGGGCCGATGCCTACGCCCACCTGCAGCGGCTGCCCATGGCCTTCCACGACACCGCCCGCACCGGCGACCTCGTGCAGCGGGTCACCGGCGACGTCGGTCGCCTCAAGGAGGTCGTCGTCACCGCGGGCCTGCCGCTCGTCGGCAACATCGTGACGATGCTCGGGATGGTCGTCGTCGTGGCGTTCCTCGACTGGCCCCTGGCGCTGCTCATGGTGGCCGTCGTGCCGCTCTTCCTGCTCGCCGGGCGGGAGACCTCGCGCAGCATCCACGGCGTCTCCAAGGAGCAGCGCAAGGCGGAGGGCGAGCTGGCCTCGCTCGCCACCGAGACGCTGTCGTCGATGCGGGTCGTGCACTCCTACGGCCTCGCCGACCACCTCCAGGGCCGCTTCGCGCAGAGCAACGGCCGGAGCCTCGCGGAGGGGGTGCGCACCAAGCGGCTCTCCGCCCGCCTCGAGCGGTCGACCGACGTGCTGGTGGGACTGGCGACGGCGCTCGTGCTCTACGTCGGGGCGCAGCGCGTGCTCGCGGGGATGCTGACGCCGGGCGAGCTCGTCGTGTTCCTCACCTACCTCAAGGCCACGTTCAAGCCGATGCGGGACCTGGCGAAGTACACGGGCCGCATCGCCGCCGCGGCCGCCTCCGGCGAGCGCGTCGTCGACCTGCTCGAGGTGGAGCCGACCGTGCGCGACCATCCCGCGGCACGCACGGCCCCGACCCTGCGCGGCGACCTCGTCCTCGACGACGTCTGGGTCTCCTACACGCCCGACGCCCCCGTGCTCCGCGGCGTCTCCCTGCGGGTCACGGCCGGGGAGCGGGTGGCGCTCGTCGGCACCTCCGGCTCCGGCAAGTCGACGCTCGCCTCCCTGCTCTCCCGGCTGCGGGACCCCGACGCCGGCGCCGTCCGGGTCGACGGCCACGACCTGCGCGACCTGACGCTGGAGTCGCTGCGCAGCCAGGTCTCGGTCGTGCTGCAGGAGAGCGTGCTGTTCGCGACCTCGATCGAGGAGAACATCGCCCACGGCCGCCCCGGTGCCACCCGGGAGGAGATCGAGGAGGCCGCCCGCATCGCCGGTGCGCACGACTTCGTCGAGGCGCTGCCGCACGGCTACGCCACCGTCGTCGGCGAGCGCGGCGCCACCCTCTCCGGCGGGCAGCGGCAGCGGATCGCCATCGCCCGCGCCGCCGTGCGTCGCGCGCCCGTCGTGGTGCTCGACGAGGCCCTCACCGGGCTCGACGAGGGCACCGAGGCCGAGGTGCTCGCCGCGCTCGAGCGGCTCACCGCGGGCCGCACCACCATCGTGGTCACCCACGACCTCGCCCACGCCCGCGACTGCGACCGCGTCGTGTGGCTCGAGGGCGGCGAGGTCGTCGCCGACGGCCCGCCCGCCGCTGTGCTCACCCCGGGAGCAGCCCGTGCGGTCGGCTGA
- a CDS encoding glycosyltransferase: MRVAYVSTDPGIDVLGTKGASVHVQAVVAALLRRGAEVDLLTPRADETAAADLAAHPRLRIHRLPRVGRGEPAARERAARASDASVAGLLNELHAFPGTRSTRPFDLVYERYALWGRTATGWAAARGVPSLLEVNAPLPVEQARHRVLVDAPAAYDAARAALTAATAVIGVSPAVSDWAASLGADPVTTIGNGVDTRRVVPAARPVHDGRPDPARPFTLGFVGTLKGWHGVDTLLAALALLGPGHRLLVVGDGPTATDLRATADRLGVADRVTWTGAVPATAVPALLQEMDVACAPYPPLDGFYFSPLKVTEYLAAGLPVVASDVGGLRALLRGPGGAGGDLVPPGDAAALGDAVADLRDDVVRRRALRATHRRAALALDWDHVVEASLATLPHPPVSPTGATRVA; the protein is encoded by the coding sequence ATGAGGGTCGCCTACGTCTCGACCGACCCCGGCATCGACGTGCTCGGCACCAAGGGCGCCTCGGTGCACGTCCAGGCCGTCGTCGCCGCCCTGCTGCGCCGCGGCGCGGAGGTCGACCTGCTGACCCCGCGCGCCGACGAGACCGCCGCCGCCGACCTCGCCGCCCACCCCCGGCTGCGGATCCACCGCCTGCCGCGCGTCGGTCGCGGCGAGCCCGCGGCCCGGGAGCGCGCGGCCCGGGCCAGCGACGCCTCCGTCGCGGGCCTGCTCAACGAGCTCCACGCCTTCCCCGGCACCCGGAGCACACGTCCGTTCGACCTCGTCTACGAGCGCTACGCCCTCTGGGGTCGCACGGCCACCGGCTGGGCCGCCGCCCGCGGCGTACCGTCCCTCCTCGAGGTCAACGCCCCCCTCCCCGTCGAGCAGGCCCGGCACCGCGTGCTGGTCGACGCGCCGGCGGCGTACGACGCGGCCCGCGCTGCCCTGACCGCCGCCACCGCCGTGATCGGCGTGAGCCCGGCCGTCAGCGACTGGGCGGCCTCCCTGGGGGCCGACCCCGTCACGACGATCGGGAACGGCGTCGACACGCGCCGCGTCGTGCCCGCCGCCCGGCCCGTGCACGACGGCCGACCCGACCCCGCCCGACCGTTCACGCTCGGCTTCGTCGGCACCCTCAAGGGCTGGCACGGCGTCGACACGCTCCTCGCGGCGCTGGCGCTGCTCGGCCCCGGCCACCGCCTGCTCGTCGTCGGCGACGGTCCGACGGCGACCGACCTGCGGGCCACCGCCGACCGGCTGGGCGTCGCGGACCGGGTGACGTGGACCGGCGCCGTACCGGCGACCGCCGTGCCCGCCCTGCTGCAGGAGATGGACGTGGCGTGCGCGCCGTACCCGCCCCTCGACGGCTTCTACTTCTCGCCGCTGAAGGTGACGGAGTACCTGGCCGCGGGGCTCCCCGTCGTGGCGAGCGACGTCGGGGGTCTCCGGGCGCTGCTCCGCGGTCCCGGAGGAGCGGGGGGAGACCTCGTGCCGCCCGGCGACGCCGCCGCGCTGGGCGACGCCGTCGCCGACCTCCGGGACGACGTCGTCCGCCGCCGCGCGCTCCGCGCCACCCACCGTCGCGCCGCCCTGGCGCTCGACTGGGACCACGTCGTCGAGGCGTCCCTCGCCACCCTGCCCCACCCGCCGGTCAGCCCGACAGGAGCCACCCGTGTCGCGTGA
- a CDS encoding glycosyltransferase family 4 protein codes for MPLPENRLPENRLPENRLPETPTRPRVGYVLTMFPRFSETFVLTELLALEARGLELRVLSLRSPDDGRFHAALGDLRAPVTYLPHLARSPKGSAVWDALRAAHGRLPGLAAHLDDVLALPAETGAAALAVATEAVAQGLTHLHAHFADTPATVARVAARLAGITCSLTAHAKDVFHDGLDADALRANLAGVDTVVTVSDFHVDHLRALAPTAHVVRVYNGLDLDRFALHTGRRATRTVAAVGRLVPKKGFDVLLEATALLARAGDPLRVHLVGAGAEEERLRGLVATLGIADRVDLLGPLPQDRMLQVVADATLLAAPCRVAADGNRDGLPTVVLEALALGTPCVTTPVTGIPEAVADGRSGALVPEDDPVALAAALRELLDDPGLRASYAAAGRARVEEAFDTRTNVALLERHFGVAGVPA; via the coding sequence GTGCCACTGCCTGAGAACCGGCTGCCTGAGAACCGGCTGCCTGAGAACCGGCTGCCTGAGACGCCCACCCGGCCGCGCGTCGGCTACGTGCTGACGATGTTCCCGCGCTTCTCGGAGACGTTCGTGCTCACCGAGCTGCTCGCCCTCGAGGCCCGGGGGCTGGAGCTGCGCGTCCTGTCGCTGCGCTCCCCCGACGACGGCCGGTTCCACGCGGCCCTCGGTGACCTCCGGGCACCGGTGACCTACCTGCCGCACCTGGCCCGCAGCCCGAAGGGCAGCGCCGTCTGGGACGCGCTGCGGGCCGCCCACGGCCGGCTCCCCGGGCTCGCGGCCCACCTCGACGACGTGCTGGCCCTCCCCGCCGAGACCGGGGCGGCGGCCCTCGCGGTGGCGACGGAGGCCGTCGCGCAGGGACTCACCCACCTGCACGCGCACTTCGCGGACACCCCGGCCACGGTCGCCCGCGTCGCCGCTCGGCTGGCCGGCATCACCTGCTCGCTCACGGCCCACGCGAAGGACGTCTTCCACGACGGTCTCGATGCCGACGCCCTCCGCGCCAACCTCGCGGGCGTCGACACGGTGGTGACGGTCTCCGACTTCCACGTCGACCACCTCCGGGCACTGGCGCCCACGGCCCACGTCGTGCGCGTCTACAACGGGCTCGACCTCGACCGCTTCGCCCTCCACACGGGCCGTCGCGCCACCCGCACCGTCGCGGCCGTCGGGCGCCTCGTGCCGAAGAAGGGCTTCGACGTGCTCCTCGAGGCCACCGCCCTGCTGGCCCGCGCCGGCGACCCGCTCCGCGTGCACCTCGTCGGCGCCGGGGCGGAGGAGGAGCGTCTCCGCGGCCTCGTCGCCACGCTCGGGATCGCCGACCGCGTCGACCTGCTCGGTCCCCTCCCCCAGGACCGGATGCTCCAGGTCGTCGCCGACGCGACACTGCTCGCGGCGCCCTGCCGCGTCGCCGCCGACGGCAACCGCGACGGACTGCCGACGGTCGTGCTCGAGGCGCTCGCCCTCGGCACCCCCTGCGTGACCACCCCCGTGACCGGCATCCCCGAGGCCGTCGCCGACGGCCGGAGCGGCGCCCTCGTGCCGGAGGACGACCCCGTCGCGCTCGCGGCCGCGCTCAGGGAGCTGCTCGACGACCCGGGGCTGCGGGCCTCGTACGCCGCGGCCGGCCGCGCCCGCGTCGAGGAGGCCTTCGACACGCGCACCAACGTGGCCCTCCTCGAGCGCCACTTCGGCGTGGCGGGGGTGCCGGCATGA